The DNA sequence CCTCGCACACCCCTACCCTGCCGCTCAGGCGGGCGTAGGCGTCGGCCATGAAGGCGGCGCTGCGCTCGTCGCGGGTGAGGACGTGGCGGATGGCGGGCGACGCGGCCAGCGCCTCGTACCACGGGAGCGACGTGTCGCCGCACAAGCCGAAGATCGTGTCGACGCCCAGGTGCTCGAGTACGCCGACCAGGGCCTGGCCGCCGTTCACACGTCCTCCAGCGCGGCCAGGAGACCCTCGACCCGCGGGGCGAGGTCGTTCAGGTATTCGCGCACGGCGGTCCGCCCGCGCCACGTCGCGCCCACGGCCCCGGCCCGTGCCCATTCCTGGAACTCGGGCGACGACGCCGCAGCCTCGCAGGCGCGCTCCAGGGTCGCGAGCCGATCATCGGGTGTGCCGGGCGGCGCCATCAACATCCGAAAGCTCCCGTATTCCAGGTCGTAGCCGAGTTCCGCAAACGTCGCCACGTCCGGCACCAGCGGACTCCGCTCGGGCGCCATCAGCGCGAGTACGCGCAGTTCCCCGCTGCGCACGTAGGACATCGCTCCGGGGAGGCTGGAGACGATGGCATCGACTTCATCTCCGAGAATCGCGCCGACCTGCGGCCCGGAACCTCCCTCGTAGGGGATGTGCCTCAGTTCGACGCCCATCGCCTGCTCCATGGCCGCGGCGTGCTGATGCCAGACTCCCTTCTGCCCCACGTTTCCGACCGCGATTGTGGCCGGGTTGGCCCGCGCGTCAGCCTGGAACGCCGCCAGGTCCGCCCATCGATCCGCGGGGACGATCAGGGCGCTGGGATGCTCGGTCACCATGCACACCGGCTCGAGCGCCCTCCAGTCCACCGGCGCCAGGCCGAGCAACTGGACGCTGAGCGCATCGTAGGTCATGGTCCCGAGCGTGTACCCGTCCGCGGGCGCGTTCTGCACGACGGTAAGGCCGACCGAACTCAGTCCTCCCGGGACGTTCT is a window from the Gammaproteobacteria bacterium genome containing:
- a CDS encoding tripartite tricarboxylate transporter substrate binding protein, coding for MIPWRAGGGTDTAMRGFMRWFEEEIGVGVVTENVPGGLSSVGLTVVQNAPADGYTLGTMTYDALSVQLLGLAPVDWRALEPVCMVTEHPSALIVPADRWADLAAFQADARANPATIAVGNVGQKGVWHQHAAAMEQAMGVELRHIPYEGGSGPQVGAILGDEVDAIVSSLPGAMSYVRSGELRVLALMAPERSPLVPDVATFAELGYDLEYGSFRMLMAPPGTPDDRLATLERACEAAASSPEFQEWARAGAVGATWRGRTAVREYLNDLAPRVEGLLAALEDV